The following is a genomic window from Podarcis raffonei isolate rPodRaf1 chromosome 5, rPodRaf1.pri, whole genome shotgun sequence.
TCTGCTCCCAGGCGTATTTCTCTGGATTTGGAACTTCCATTTTCTGCACCATTGCATGGATGGTTTCTTCAGGTAATGGTTGTTTTCTCCGACTGTTTCTCTCTAAACAAACATCAGCCTGACAATCTAGGAACAACTGACAGAAGCCCAGGGTATCTagacaaatataaaaatattccTGGATGATAAGAGGGTCATTTTAATCTCACCCTGGTTTCTGAAAAGTGTAGGCATAACACACACAGGAATTTTGCACAAAATAAGGTGGTCTTCTGTACACCATGAAGTAAGGATGTGGGATCCTAAGTATTTCAGAGTTTAGTATTCATTATAAATAGAGCTTGCACAAGACTATGTAACACAGATTCTCAAAGACCTGTTTTGGTTGCCTATTTACCACCAAGGCCAATGGGATTCCCTGAAAAAATAATGAcataggcaccaggcaaagatgCCTGATGAGAGTTTTCCACAAGAGGGCACTGCAACTGAAAAGGCGgcgggcagcggcggcagcagcagcagcagcagcagcagcagcaagatgttATTGTCCAGGTGGCTGCTATGGTGGCAGGTAATCCTCCAGGTATCCTAGCCCCAAGCCATTAGGGCTTTCTAGGTAAAAATTATCACTCTGGAAACAGACCAGAAGCCAGTGAAGTTATTCAAACACTTTTGAAATGTGATCCCAACGTCTGGTACAATTAGCAGCCCGGCAGCTATGTTTTGAAGCCCTATGGaatgatataaaataaatgtaccaAGAACCCAAGCTGTCATTATCCAGGACCACTTTCTGAAATTAGCTACTCAGTTAGGAACTAAGCCATTGCTATTCAGGGCCTCCAGTTTCTAAACCAGCTATCCTGTTCAGGAGGCAATAGTCCAGAAAACAATTGAAAGTTCCAGACAAATTGGCTTGGTTCTATTCTCCATGTCTCGTTCCTGGCATCAGTCATGGCAGGTGGAAGGAAACCGACATCTGCAAGGAGTACAATCCCAGCTTCACTACCAATGCAGAAATGGCCAGTTCTGTATCACAAGTTGCTGCCCGGAATGCTATCATAGTTTAGGTGTTCTATGTAGCAGATTATTAATCTTTGGGACAGATAGGAATCCCTAAGAAACAACAAGAGAGCTTTGCTCTCTGCACAACAAGGATAGGAATCCCTTTTAGCCATAACATCCCAAATCATGGTTTGCACTGCTGAGTCATAAGGCTGAGCCGCTACCTTAAAATATAATATCAAACTTACACTGGCGAGCTAACTGGTACACTTCATATCTCATACTCCGATAATAAAAGTTGTcatctaaaataaaatatatcgGTCTGAGAGGGATAAAATCTATTAAATATTGACAAGATGCAGAGTCTTCAGTTCCTGTTCTTGGATATATTAATTCTTGTTCTTTCAGAGAGCAGGCAAACCTTTTCCATGTTGTTTCAGTTCTGTTTGGAGGAGGAGAATAATGGCATCCTTTAATAAAATTTTGAAGGAAATGTTCAAGATACAGCAATAATTCATGACGATACAATCTCCAGTGTGACATCTATAAAGTAAAAAGACAATTATTCATGGTTAGAGTGCAAGATATTGGATAAAAACTGGAACTATTAACAGCAACAAAGGTTTTGCTATTGGCTGCAGTGTTAAATGGACAGCATTTGTCCTCTTGATATTTTAGATGATTTGCTATTCT
Proteins encoded in this region:
- the PSTK gene encoding L-seryl-tRNA(Sec) kinase isoform X2: MSHWRLYRHELLLYLEHFLQNFIKGCHYSPPPNRTETTWKRFACSLKEQELIYPRTGTEDSASCQYLIDFIPLRPIYFILDDNFYYRSMRYEVYQLARQYTLGFCQLFLDCQADVCLERNSRRKQPLPEETIHAMVQKMEVPNPEKYAWEQNSLVLKTTECSVEDNLQVLDLLSTALENPVKPLEENTEVKEMDRAICAASVLHQADQAVRRAVSQTMKTAKDNNLTPKEMKSLADELNMLKVEFLEDLRHRENEKNNQLNINVTSLFSQQADGIVKKYLSEK